The window TCGCTGCCCGTATCGGTGATTGCGTCGCGGGGGCGGACGGGCGAGTCATCGTCGGCTAGCGCAACGACGGGCGAGCGGTATAATCACGGCTGAAAACACGTATCGCCTGTCGCTATCGTTGTGCAAGGGAGTCCATCATGGCCAAGCGCGTCTTCATCGTCACTGATCGAATAGGTCGAGGCAGCGATGATCTCGGCGAGATACTGATGAAGAACTTCCTTTACTCGCTGGCGCGCAACGAAGAGCAGCCACGCGCGGTGATGCTCATGAACGGCGGCGTGCGACTGGCGTGCACGGGCTCGAAGTCGCTCGACGACCTGGCACTGCTCGTCGAGAACGGGGTCGCCGTGAA of the Coriobacteriia bacterium genome contains:
- the yedF gene encoding sulfurtransferase-like selenium metabolism protein YedF, producing MAKRVFIVTDRIGRGSDDLGEILMKNFLYSLARNEEQPRAVMLMNGGVRLACTGSKSLDDLALLVENGVAVKVCGTCLDFLGLKDDLQAGAVGAMPDSVAALVADPDVLTIA